In Micromonospora sp. WMMD980, the following are encoded in one genomic region:
- a CDS encoding SAF domain-containing protein: MVAGLLLVLATVVTFWQVDLRRHADEQFLAVARDVPAGQVITDADVRVVRVANPSGLDLVPAERRGGIVGRSAAVPLAAGSLLVSAQVGPAAWPAAGQAVIAVPVKPGRAPTSLTAGSRVVVLVAPPAGGGQQAPQQNNGVRRAVATVVSVAAGADQVGTQLVTVLLAADAAEAVAAAPGDVSLVQLGPSQ; encoded by the coding sequence GTGGTCGCGGGGCTGCTGCTGGTCCTGGCGACGGTGGTGACGTTCTGGCAGGTGGACCTGCGCCGGCACGCCGATGAGCAATTCCTCGCCGTCGCGCGGGACGTACCGGCGGGTCAGGTCATCACCGACGCCGATGTGCGGGTGGTGCGGGTGGCGAACCCGTCCGGCCTGGACCTGGTCCCGGCCGAGCGGCGCGGCGGGATCGTCGGCCGTTCGGCGGCGGTGCCGCTGGCGGCAGGGAGCCTGCTGGTGTCGGCGCAGGTCGGGCCGGCGGCGTGGCCCGCGGCGGGGCAGGCGGTGATCGCGGTTCCGGTCAAGCCGGGCCGGGCCCCGACGAGCCTGACCGCCGGGTCGCGGGTGGTGGTGCTGGTCGCCCCGCCTGCGGGGGGCGGGCAGCAGGCGCCGCAGCAGAACAACGGTGTGCGCCGGGCGGTGGCCACGGTCGTGTCCGTGGCGGCAGGCGCCGACCAGGTGGGCACGCAGTTGGTGACGGTGCTGCTCGCCGCGGATGCGGCGGAAGCGGTCGCGGCGGCCCCGGGGGACGTGTCGCTGGTGCAGCTCGGCCCGTCCCAATGA